The Parashewanella spongiae genome has a window encoding:
- a CDS encoding ComF family protein gives MDFYGVSVLQHQGIILKKLLRVCHQLVKKGLSWLVAILPNRCISCHQIVGMEQSGICQICLTAGLYRQPICLGCGAGLQELRVYCGTCQRKEPVKIISPCSYHFGLGQWVAAIKYQRQLAVIDAMAQALYQRLLMLEQQQLISMPQVIIPVPLHPKRLRERGFNQAWLIAKRLSELTELPLVDDKLIRIINTESQAGLDGQQRRQNLQQAFQLSEVFDYQRIALVDDVVTTGTTVNEITQLFSKRFIQTQVWCLARAEAPGLLSLT, from the coding sequence ATGGATTTTTATGGGGTTAGTGTATTGCAACATCAAGGAATAATATTAAAAAAATTGCTGCGAGTCTGCCATCAACTCGTTAAAAAAGGACTTTCTTGGTTGGTCGCTATTTTACCGAATCGTTGTATATCCTGCCATCAAATCGTCGGTATGGAGCAAAGTGGCATTTGTCAGATATGCCTGACAGCTGGACTTTATCGGCAACCCATCTGTTTAGGTTGCGGTGCTGGATTGCAAGAGCTACGAGTGTATTGCGGAACTTGCCAACGTAAAGAGCCAGTAAAAATTATTTCGCCTTGCAGTTATCATTTTGGTCTTGGACAATGGGTGGCTGCCATCAAATACCAGCGCCAACTGGCTGTTATTGATGCAATGGCACAAGCCCTTTACCAGCGACTTTTAATGCTGGAGCAACAACAACTTATCTCAATGCCACAAGTGATTATTCCTGTACCCTTGCATCCTAAAAGATTGCGAGAAAGAGGGTTTAACCAAGCTTGGTTGATTGCTAAACGTTTAAGTGAATTGACCGAGTTACCGTTGGTAGACGATAAACTTATTCGGATCATAAATACTGAATCTCAAGCTGGGCTTGATGGTCAGCAACGTAGGCAAAATTTACAACAAGCGTTTCAATTATCTGAAGTGTTCGATTATCAACGGATTGCACTAGTGGATGATGTGGTCACCACAGGTACGACTGTGAACGAAATTACTCAATTATTTTCGAAGCGGTTTATTCAAACTCAAGTGTGGTGCCTCGCAAGAGCCGAGGCACCTGGATTATTGTCTTTAACCTAA
- the bioH gene encoding pimeloyl-ACP methyl ester esterase BioH codes for MTHSALHIESIGEGRDLIMLHGWGMNSAVFAPLQQQLSGFRVHYVDLPGFGHSQQLAGDINTWVEHLINRLPTNAIWLGWSMGGLIATQAALAYPDKVTGLITVASSPYFVANAEQSWPGIDPKVLAMFANQLDVDVKATIEHFLAIQAMGSQHAKQDIKKFKHQVLSRPLPHKAALEQGLGFLQQVDLREQLHNIEQPWLRIWGRLDGIVSRHVPPQMPIHHEAVYDVIMKQASHAPFVSHQQEFVDVLLEWLKKL; via the coding sequence ATGACACATTCTGCATTACATATCGAGTCTATTGGCGAAGGTCGAGATCTTATTATGCTCCATGGCTGGGGGATGAACAGCGCCGTATTTGCGCCACTTCAACAACAATTATCTGGTTTTCGAGTACATTATGTGGACTTACCCGGTTTTGGTCACAGCCAACAACTAGCTGGTGACATTAACACTTGGGTCGAGCATTTGATCAACAGGTTACCTACCAATGCTATTTGGTTAGGCTGGTCAATGGGTGGATTAATAGCGACCCAAGCCGCACTGGCTTATCCTGATAAAGTAACAGGCTTAATTACCGTTGCTTCATCTCCCTATTTTGTTGCCAATGCAGAGCAATCATGGCCTGGTATTGATCCAAAGGTACTCGCCATGTTCGCTAACCAGCTCGACGTGGACGTAAAAGCGACCATTGAACATTTTTTGGCGATTCAAGCCATGGGCAGTCAGCACGCCAAACAAGATATTAAGAAATTTAAACACCAAGTGTTATCTCGGCCATTGCCACACAAAGCTGCGTTAGAACAAGGGCTAGGGTTTCTTCAGCAAGTAGATCTTAGAGAGCAACTTCACAATATTGAGCAGCCTTGGTTAAGAATATGGGGACGACTTGATGGTATAGTGTCACGTCATGTTCCGCCCCAAATGCCCATTCATCATGAAGCTGTTTATGATGTGATAATGAAGCAAGCTTCTCATGCCCCGTTCGTTTCCCATCAACAAGAATTTGTTGATGTATTACTTGAGTGGTTGAAAAAACTTTAA
- a CDS encoding M14 family zinc carboxypeptidase, producing MTKLPLLSFIVGTMITSSLSTTVSATIQTQFQLPQGVEYQKAITTPDEFLGYPMGKWHLRHDQLNFYIKNLAEQSPRVALEHSGKSHEDRQQLSLLITSESNHNNIDSILAQRAAVKHGESSKGPLVVWLAYSIHGDEASGVHAAMELSYYLSASNESWVKSLLEETVVIITPSQNPDGMDRFATWANNNRSNTFNADPNNREHHQHWARGRLNHYLADLNRDWLFLRHPESQGRVALFHKWQPHYVGDFHEMGHRSSYFFQPGVPSRTHPLTPQKNQQLTDKIANYHRAALDKVGQPYYSKQSFDDFFYGKGSTYPDINGAIGVLFEQASARGQAQDSPNGVVTLTRAIQNQFATSISSLKGTLALKDELHQYQNDFFKDKQSDSKRQQGVLISTHTDIQRRDEFASLLNQHQIRSHYLTKNVNKADVNFTPNDSLFIPLEQPQSDLITALFDKRTEFEDETFYDVSSFDLAAAFDLTVSEKVSLKAPQFTKNNPTKTSNTIGSNSVAVLLDWQQSASAKVLQQLLANDVIVKYSQKPFSVKHQNTTQNFGAGSLQIHLRQDNISREQLITMLESLSSEHQLKSTAVDTFASVTGGDLGSPDFKAIQLVKPLLITGDGSNPMEVGQIWHYLDNTLKMPVTLTKGSRLKRLKLSDYSHVLFAHGNYNSLDKTTAIALKAFVKQGGTIVAHKGALRWLKKHELLSSELFDSKQAQALFNTNALTFGDQSALRAKQTIGGAIVNVELDLTHPLNYGLSRPQLKIMKNSILALVAEKPFTVSGQYAKQPLSSGFMAQEYQSVYPQKSAVVAESLGRGQVIGFADNLLFRNIWLGSERIYANALFFAPNSL from the coding sequence ATGACAAAACTGCCTTTACTTTCTTTTATCGTCGGTACTATGATCACTAGCAGCCTAAGTACAACGGTGAGCGCGACCATTCAAACTCAATTCCAATTGCCCCAAGGTGTTGAATATCAAAAAGCCATTACCACACCGGATGAGTTTCTGGGTTATCCTATGGGTAAGTGGCATTTGCGTCATGATCAATTAAATTTTTACATCAAAAACCTAGCTGAGCAAAGCCCTAGAGTAGCATTAGAACACTCAGGTAAAAGCCATGAAGACAGACAACAACTTTCATTATTAATCACTTCTGAAAGTAATCATAACAACATCGATAGCATTTTAGCTCAGCGCGCTGCCGTCAAGCACGGTGAGTCATCCAAAGGCCCGTTAGTTGTATGGCTGGCGTATTCTATTCATGGTGATGAAGCCAGTGGCGTTCATGCGGCTATGGAATTGAGCTACTATTTAAGCGCAAGTAATGAGTCGTGGGTAAAGTCGCTGCTTGAAGAAACTGTAGTCATCATAACGCCAAGTCAGAACCCAGATGGTATGGACAGGTTTGCCACTTGGGCCAACAATAACCGCAGTAATACTTTTAATGCCGATCCTAATAATCGTGAACATCACCAGCATTGGGCACGCGGTCGCTTAAATCATTATCTGGCGGACTTAAACCGAGATTGGTTATTCTTACGCCACCCAGAATCACAAGGACGAGTGGCTTTATTCCATAAGTGGCAGCCACATTATGTGGGCGACTTTCATGAAATGGGACACCGTTCAAGCTACTTCTTCCAGCCCGGTGTTCCAAGTCGAACTCATCCGTTAACGCCACAAAAGAATCAACAATTAACCGATAAAATTGCTAATTATCATCGTGCCGCCTTGGATAAAGTTGGTCAGCCTTATTACTCAAAGCAATCTTTTGATGACTTCTTTTACGGAAAAGGCTCAACCTACCCTGATATTAACGGCGCCATTGGCGTATTATTTGAGCAAGCCAGTGCTCGTGGTCAAGCCCAAGACTCACCAAACGGTGTTGTGACTTTGACTCGAGCTATCCAAAATCAATTCGCGACATCAATATCGAGCTTAAAAGGCACCTTGGCATTAAAAGATGAACTGCATCAGTATCAAAATGATTTTTTCAAAGACAAACAATCTGATAGTAAGCGTCAGCAAGGGGTTTTAATTTCAACTCACACAGATATTCAACGTCGTGACGAATTTGCAAGTTTGCTTAATCAACATCAAATTCGTTCTCATTATTTAACTAAAAACGTCAATAAAGCTGATGTAAATTTTACCCCCAATGACAGTCTGTTTATTCCACTAGAGCAGCCACAATCCGATCTCATTACGGCCTTATTTGATAAACGTACCGAGTTTGAAGACGAAACATTTTACGATGTTTCCAGCTTTGACTTGGCCGCCGCATTTGATTTAACTGTCTCGGAAAAAGTTAGCCTAAAAGCACCTCAATTTACAAAAAACAATCCTACAAAAACATCGAACACTATTGGCAGTAATAGTGTGGCAGTGTTACTTGATTGGCAACAAAGTGCTTCAGCTAAAGTGTTACAGCAGCTTTTAGCAAACGATGTCATCGTTAAATATTCGCAAAAGCCATTTTCAGTAAAGCATCAGAACACGACTCAAAACTTTGGTGCAGGCAGCTTACAGATTCATTTGCGTCAAGATAATATAAGCCGTGAACAGCTGATCACTATGCTTGAATCTTTAAGTAGCGAACACCAACTTAAATCAACTGCTGTTGATACCTTTGCTAGCGTGACTGGCGGCGATTTAGGCAGCCCAGATTTTAAAGCAATACAGCTAGTAAAACCGTTATTGATAACTGGTGATGGCAGTAATCCGATGGAAGTTGGTCAGATATGGCACTATCTCGATAATACATTGAAAATGCCTGTCACCCTTACTAAAGGCTCAAGACTTAAACGGCTCAAACTTTCTGACTACAGCCATGTCTTATTCGCCCACGGTAATTATAACTCTCTCGACAAGACAACTGCGATTGCACTCAAAGCCTTCGTTAAACAGGGCGGAACAATTGTTGCTCACAAAGGAGCGTTAAGATGGTTAAAAAAGCACGAGTTACTTTCAAGTGAATTGTTTGACAGCAAACAAGCTCAAGCATTGTTTAATACTAATGCGCTAACTTTTGGGGATCAAAGCGCATTAAGAGCCAAGCAAACCATAGGTGGGGCAATCGTCAATGTTGAGCTCGACCTCACTCATCCATTGAATTATGGCTTAAGTCGTCCACAACTTAAGATAATGAAAAATAGTATTCTCGCATTAGTCGCTGAGAAGCCTTTTACCGTTTCAGGTCAATACGCGAAGCAACCACTCTCCAGTGGATTTATGGCTCAAGAATACCAAAGCGTGTACCCTCAAAAATCGGCAGTGGTAGCCGAATCTTTGGGACGAGGACAAGTTATCGGCTTTGCGGATAACTTATTGTTCCGCAATATTTGGCTCGGCAGCGAACGAATTTATGCCAATGCATTATTCTTTGCGCCGAATTCACTTTAA
- the nfuA gene encoding Fe-S biogenesis protein NfuA, producing the protein MISISETAQEHFVKLLKDQPENTNIRVFVISPGTAQAECGVSYCPPDAVEEDDTKLDFNGFSAMVDTKSAPFLEEATIDFVTDQLGSQLTLKAPNAKMRKVADDAPLQDRIEYVIQSEINPQLASHGGNIMLTELTEEGVAVLQFGGGCNGCAQVDVTLKDGIEKQLLEMFAGEVTGVIDATDHQAGDHSFY; encoded by the coding sequence ATGATAAGCATTTCAGAAACAGCACAAGAGCATTTTGTTAAATTACTTAAAGATCAACCAGAAAATACAAATATTCGAGTATTTGTCATTAGCCCTGGTACGGCTCAGGCTGAGTGTGGTGTGTCATACTGCCCACCGGATGCGGTCGAAGAAGATGATACTAAACTTGATTTTAATGGTTTTTCAGCCATGGTTGATACCAAAAGTGCCCCATTTCTTGAAGAAGCCACGATTGACTTTGTTACCGACCAACTCGGTTCACAATTAACCTTAAAAGCGCCCAACGCCAAAATGCGAAAAGTTGCTGATGACGCGCCTTTGCAAGATCGGATTGAATATGTGATTCAATCAGAAATTAACCCACAATTGGCCAGCCATGGTGGCAATATTATGTTGACAGAGTTAACTGAAGAAGGGGTCGCCGTATTGCAATTTGGTGGTGGCTGTAATGGTTGTGCTCAAGTTGATGTGACACTAAAAGATGGTATTGAAAAGCAACTTTTAGAAATGTTTGCCGGTGAAGTGACAGGTGTGATTGATGCAACCGATCATCAGGCTGGTGACCATTCGTTTTATTAA